One window of the Labilibaculum sp. genome contains the following:
- the tpiA gene encoding triose-phosphate isomerase: MRKKIVAGNWKMNNTLEEGIVLAGQINDLVEKTELNGVDVVIGTPFIHLTEVNKIVGDKIGVAAQNCADEVSGAYTGEVSASMIKSTGSKYVILGHSERREYYGETSEKLVKKVALSLENGLTPIFCFGEVLEERQSEKHFDVVKSQIAEGLFNLSAEDFGKVVLAYEPVWAIGTGVTASSAQAQEMHAFIRQTLVAQYGQEVADNTSILYGGSCKPSNAKELFENPDVDGGLIGGASLNAEDFMGIITAF; the protein is encoded by the coding sequence ATGAGAAAGAAAATTGTTGCAGGAAACTGGAAAATGAACAATACACTTGAAGAAGGTATTGTATTGGCGGGACAAATCAATGATTTAGTTGAGAAAACTGAGCTTAATGGTGTAGATGTTGTTATTGGTACCCCTTTTATTCACCTAACTGAAGTGAACAAAATTGTTGGCGATAAAATTGGTGTTGCTGCTCAAAACTGTGCCGATGAAGTTAGCGGAGCCTACACAGGAGAGGTTTCGGCTTCGATGATTAAATCAACAGGCAGTAAATACGTAATTCTAGGTCACTCGGAACGCAGAGAATACTATGGCGAAACCAGTGAGAAGTTGGTTAAAAAAGTAGCTCTAAGTCTTGAAAACGGTCTTACTCCAATTTTCTGTTTTGGTGAGGTTTTGGAAGAACGTCAATCTGAAAAACATTTTGATGTTGTAAAAAGCCAGATTGCAGAAGGATTATTCAACTTATCAGCTGAAGATTTTGGGAAAGTTGTGTTGGCTTACGAACCAGTTTGGGCTATTGGAACAGGTGTAACAGCTTCTTCTGCTCAGGCTCAGGAAATGCACGCATTTATTCGTCAGACTTTGGTTGCTCAATATGGTCAGGAAGTTGCAGATAATACATCTATTCTTTACGGAGGAAGCTGCAAACCTTCCAATGCGAAAGAATTATTCGAAAACCCTGATGTAGACGGAGGTTTAATTGGTGGAGCTTCTCTTAATGCAGAAGATTTCATGGGAATTATTACTGCTTTTTAA
- the prmA gene encoding 50S ribosomal protein L11 methyltransferase, whose protein sequence is MDYIELKCQIQPFSEEIAEILIAELGELDYESFTQSEDAVEAYIQAPLFDMKEVEQLSINQLPNAPFKLSYSNKTIASQDWNALWESNFSPVIISDQVVIRASFHTDTPKVPYDIVIDPKMSFGTGHHSTTSLMVQSILELDLEGKSVLDMGCGTSLLAILASKRNAEKVDAIDIDEWPYTNSLENIKNNKADNVSVFLGDAALLEGKQYDVVLANINRNILLNDMKHYVACLPQNGELVMSGFYTEDLKHIKEEAEKNNLEYISHKVDLNWVAVRFSKK, encoded by the coding sequence ATGGATTATATCGAACTGAAATGTCAGATCCAACCTTTCTCTGAAGAAATTGCAGAAATATTAATTGCAGAACTTGGCGAGTTGGATTACGAGAGTTTTACACAAAGTGAAGATGCTGTTGAAGCATACATACAGGCGCCTCTGTTTGATATGAAAGAGGTAGAGCAACTTAGCATTAATCAGTTGCCGAATGCTCCTTTTAAATTGAGCTACTCGAACAAAACAATTGCATCTCAGGATTGGAACGCGCTTTGGGAATCCAATTTCAGTCCGGTTATCATCTCAGATCAGGTAGTGATCAGAGCCTCTTTCCATACCGACACTCCAAAAGTTCCTTACGATATCGTAATTGATCCAAAAATGTCGTTTGGAACAGGACACCACTCTACCACTTCGTTAATGGTTCAGAGCATTCTTGAATTGGATCTGGAAGGGAAATCAGTCTTGGATATGGGCTGTGGCACCAGTCTGCTTGCAATTTTGGCATCGAAACGAAACGCTGAAAAAGTAGATGCGATTGATATTGACGAATGGCCTTATACCAACTCACTGGAAAATATCAAAAACAATAAGGCTGATAATGTATCTGTTTTTTTGGGTGATGCAGCTTTATTGGAAGGAAAACAATATGATGTTGTTTTGGCCAACATCAACAGAAACATATTGCTTAACGACATGAAACATTACGTTGCCTGTCTTCCGCAAAACGGAGAATTGGTGATGAGTGGATTTTATACTGAAGATTTAAAGCACATTAAAGAGGAAGCTGAAAAAAACAATTTAGAATACATCAGCCACAAAGTTGATTTAAATTGGGTTGCTGTTCGTTTCTCAAAAAAGTAA